In a single window of the Raphanus sativus cultivar WK10039 chromosome 9, ASM80110v3, whole genome shotgun sequence genome:
- the LOC108826356 gene encoding SKP1-like protein 14: MSKPDNITLVSSDGESFEVEEAVAREFEIVAHMLEDGCTGSNIPIATVDGKILSKVITYCKKHVEVGNVEGNEDAKKALEEFDKKVVDEERETLFALILAANYLNVKGLIDIACQKVADSIKDKQPEEVREIFNIENDFTPEEEAEVRKENEWAFH; the protein is encoded by the coding sequence ATGTCTAAGCCAGACAATATTACGTTAGTAAGCTCCGACGGCGAGTCTTTCGAGGTGGAAGAAGCGGTGGCGCGTGAGTTCGAGATCGTAGCGCACATGCTCGAAGATGGCTGCACTGGTAGCAATATCCCGATCGCAACCGTCGACGGTAAGATCCTCTCCAAAGTGATCACGTATTGCAAGAAACACGTCGAAGTTGGTAATGTCGAAGGAAACGAGGACGCTAAGAAGGCGCTCGAGGAGTTCGACAAAAAAGTTGTTGATGAGGAGAGGGAAACGCTCTTTGCACTCATCCTCGCAGCTAACTATCTCAACGTCAAAGGCCTTATTGACATTGCTTGCCAGAAGGTTGCAGATAGCATCAAAGACAAGCAACCAGAGGAGGTTCGCGAGATTTTTAACATCGAGAATGATTTCACACctgaggaagaagcagaggtTCGCAAGGAGAACGAGTGGGCTtttcactaa